ACTACTGCCCCTTCCTCCACAACCTAATTTGGCACAAGGAGCGATGAGCCCAAACAGCGATGAGCCCAAACAAGCTCtctctgtcgagagagagagagagagagagagagagagagagagagagagagagagagagagagagagatagagagagagagagagagagagagagagaaggggggatagagTAGTGCCACTGGACAAGAGCGGGCAGCGCAGAAGAGGAGAATGCATCAGCTGCTGAGCCAGTGCGCCAGCCTCCTTCAgtcgcccctcctcctcccctctcctcccctcctcctcccctcctcccctcctcccctctcctccagaaCCGGCGGGGATGTGAAGAGGCCGGGTCACTGGCGGATCCAATTAGAGGAGGACCTGGAGGGGCTGGGCTCCAGATGCAGAGCGGTGCCGATGCCGACCCTGCGCCTCTCAGCTGGGACCCGCATTAAAAGGCCCTCTGCCACATGTGGTCAAGGAGGCTCCACCTGATGAGCCAAGCCCATCAGACGTTGCCAGGCAGACGCAGGACTGCGCGCTCGCCTCGTACATGCCCACGTGATCGAGCGGCGTTCGCGGGGAAAAACCTACGCTTGGCGCCGGGCAGGCGAGGAGTGGACGGTGGCATCTGCTGCTATCCGAACTGATTAAGGTCGAGATTCAAGAGAGGATTGGGGAGTGGGGCATGACAAGACAGGCACATATTAAAAGGCATTATCTGTTGTCTGTTTTCCAGGAGTGGAGCACTGAAAAGGAATCGATGATGTGGagtcctctcccccccccccccaccctctccgtCTACTATGCAGCACATCTGTTTGCATTTGTTGCTTTGGCATACTCCTCCTATTGTCAGAGCCAAGAGGAGTTAGTTAACCGTTCCCATTAATTAACAGGCCTTGTCCTTGGAGATGGCTGCATGAAAAGATGCATTTTCAAAGCAATGAATCCCTCACTCTAGAGTCTAGTTGGTACTTCAGAAATCACAGGACTGTCTTTAAAAAAACCTTCACACTGGTAAAAGAACTGCTGTACATTCAAAAACCtgtggatgaaaaaaaaaaaaaaaagcatgtcaCCAAAAGGATCCTCGTCTACTGCTGGTGAATAGAATGGCACTAATTGCATGGGTGATTTCATCTGGAACTGGTCTGCCAGGAAGGTAGTTTTCCTTCAGCTCGACAACCAAAGGGGGGCAATTAGCGTCCGATCAATATCATGCATCCTTGATATTTCTCCACCAATTTCCCAAAGAATTCAGACAAAACCAGAGCCTTGAGCTGCCTCTTGTTCACCTCCCCCTGTCCTCACATCAATGTTCATATCTGCCGTCTGCACCGAAAGTTGCTGGGAGTAATTGAAATTCTTTCATTGTAAATGACAAACAAGGCAATCTGCTCTATAGTAGACACTTTGAAGAAAGCATATCTGTTCAGAGAATGTGActgaggtggggggagggggagggggaggggggggggggcatttccCAAAAAGTCAATTTCTATTCAGCTGTTTATTACTTGctctctgcaaacacacaaaggaGCAAAGGTGGAAGAAAAAACGACGACAGGATAGCACAGCTCTTTTGTGCTAACCCAGAAACGTTTGGGAGATTTCACACACATGCCTTGAACGTACCGAGCATCCACCTCTTTCACATTCATGTAGATTTGTTCTTCTTATCCACATAAAATCTTGTGTCAAACTCATTCATCATCCCTTGGATTAATGAGTGATCCCTTGGAAGGACAGCCATTTAGTATTGAAAACATGCAGCGATGGTTATGCAGCTAGTCCAGTTAGTTGTGGAGCTAGTACTGAACGTTTTCCTCACAATTTCACAAACAAAATAATGACTTTTTATCTTGAGAATGTGGCTcagaaacaagcaaaaaaataaatgcaatTGCTAAAGCAAAGAACACGGATGGAATTGTTAAATAAAAGACAACGTGGCTCAGAAATAAACTGGAAAAAAAAGCCAAGAAAATGGATACACTATCTAATATTTAAAGAAGAGACAACATTATCAGTGACATTCTTTGTACACACATTCTTCTAATACATTTCCACTTCTACGGTGTCCTGTCGCAGTAGCACATTGTCGGTAATTGTCATGAGCTGCTATGCATGCCAAAACACTTCCACATACATCTCCTCATAGCCCTGAGTCGGGGGCTCCACAGTAGGACAGCCATTCCATAACTTTCCTCTATTAAATCCGCACAGCCAGAAAAcctatttaaaaacaaaggGACATCACCATAGTAATAACCTTGATGCTTTTTGATTGAGTAAATACCCTTAGTTGCCTTGTAAATCACAGCTATAAAACAAAAGACCACACTTTTCTTGGGTAGCTAATTGGCAATTAGTGAAACAATTGCAGAATGTTGCAGTTTCTGCTTAATTGATAGCCTTAACAGCAAAAACCTCCCCAACAGCATGCCTTAGAAGCTGTGCACAGCAAGGCATGCTTCCTCATTAGATTACGgcaaattacaaaaaaacagGGAAACTGGTTCATTTACCTGCAACGTCTAATTGAATGCGTGTTTCCAAAGCCAATCTGAAACAATTTGGTCTGTTTTTGTTGCTCTCCTGTCTCAAGATGTTGTCAAGAAAGGCACATGGGTAATTAAAATAAGATAATAACTGGCAGTTTTATAACCGATTTTGGCAGCCTGAGATCTCGTAAACCTGGTCTATTAAAATTATTAAAATCGAGAGGGAATGCAGATTTCTCATAAAGACATGCTTTCACAATGCATGCATTGCATAGGGCCAACTATAAAGCACAGGTCCCGAGTTTCCTATATTGTAAGATagaaatatttgtcttgaaAAGTCATACCATTTTGTACATCTTTAGCAATGCTGTGTTCAGTTCATCTCTTCTTTTGCCTCTTTAACATGTGACCATCATCCTTATTCCTAACTGTCTGGAGGGGACTTGGCATAAGAAAGGAAtacagaagggggaaaaaaaccccacaagAACCTTTTCTATGAATTCACTGTTTGTCTACATTATCAGTTCACTGTCCATTTTAAGCGACCTTTCTCCTCCACTTCAATTATAACTCCAGCTCAAATGGACCTCAATTAATAATGGAACAATAGAGAATTCTCCGTGGAGTTAATGTGTCTGCTGCTGGGCGCTCTGTAGAAGCGAGAacagtgcgagtgtgtgcggaGGGGGGTGTTGGTGAAAATAGgaaaagggaaagggaaagggagagaggcgtAAGCGGCTTTTCTGCCACTCTCTCCTACAAGTTGTACCATATTTGTAAACATCGTTAATCAGAGATTAGCAGATGGGGACGTTAATTGCACCTGTGGAAATAACATGACCCCAAAGGATGATTCTATTTACTGCCTTCCAATGGCGGGTCTTTTGAGAGGGAGCTcataaaaagaaaggaaagggtGAACGTggtgaggaaaggagggagggaaggagggaggtgtTGTGGcctggagagcgagagagagagagagagagagagagagagagagagagagagagagagagagagagagagagagagggaaagagagagagtgtttggatAAAAACACCAATCCTTTGccctcctccatccatccccccGTCTTCACACCTTATGTGCGACGCCAATCTGGCTTCACAGTGCATTTCTCCCAACTGACTCAGACCTGGAAGTGGAACTTCCAAACCACCTGCTCCTCACACCCCTccgccacacagccacacaacaaaaaaacacacatctcacatcCAGACGGGACATCCTCAAGAATGATTGCAGGAGTGATGGCGGAGGTGATTAATCATCTTATGGGATAAAGGAACATTAAAAGTACACTACATTAGTGTGGAGGCTTTGTGCATCTGATACTGCACCATATAGCGTGGGATTGGACACGACTGCGCCATATCCCCCTGAGGGCCCACCGCATGTATGTGGGGCGGATTTACAACCGTGCATGTCAAGAAGTCACTCTCTTGGAACTTCCTCTCCCGGTTCCCTCCCCCTCCGAGGGAACCGCGGCGTTCCGTGTTGCCGTGACACAACATCCAGAGCAACAGAGGCATCTCCGCCGCCACCGCTTATCAGCCCGCAGGCAACCCTCCCgtacccccacccacaccccccacccacccacccaccaaacACAAGGTACTATTagggagaacacacaccagaTCTAGCAACCCAATACAATCCAAGAATTAACATACTGGATCAATCAGGAGCATTGCATGCAGTGATTGCTAATTGACGCGCTAATCTAGTGGTTAAGTACTATGCAGGAGTGCGCGGGAGTGTGTCGAGAGTAAACACCTTGAATCGGCCATCGATGTGTTGATTCTTCCGACAGAGCCagatggagcaggtggaggtAGCTGGAGATGGGAGATTTCGCGAGGACAATACAATAGTGTTGAATGGAGGTTGTTGAACCCAGACCCCCTTACTTAAGACTCATCGCAAACAGTCTGCCTCAGTGTCTCTATATACCACCCAGTGGAACCAAAGATCACATGATCAAGAGGCACTTGCTGAAGACATTAATTCAAGATAAATTACACCCCTGACATGCCATTGGATTCCCATCTGTACGGGGAGGCTGTGCCACTCAGCCAGTGTAACAGGTCTCAGTGTGATGGAAACGGGTCAGAAGTGAGGATGTTAAGAACACTTCGCATATACGGCTCACTCACAAAGTGATCAACTTAAAGAGTACAGGCTCCAGCAGGAGCCCACAGTAGAGAAATATATAGCAGTCTACATCAAGCCGctgaaattaaaatgaattattattcTCAAAAATCAATCAAATTGTGCATGCCAAAGAAAAGTGTGAATTTCTTGGAATTGCATGTGAATTATTTATGTGCATGTATATAAAGTAGATCCATGTATTTATGTGACGAAAAATATATTACATTTCACACTATCTTGTTATCACAAACAACGCTAATTTTTAAGAGGTTTCTAATTGTGACGAGAGACGGAACTGGCTAATGAAAATATTACAACATGGCGAAAATGACCGTCTACTACAGATGAGTAACACATGCAGGCAGAGCCATGTAAAGCATCATGTTACCAATGACTTGTGCTCCAGCACATCATCCACATTAGCTGTTCCGATTGACAGGAGCGGAAcaaaagacagagggaaaacATGATGGAGAAGAAGGATATGCTTTGCAATTACACTTTGTAATATCTTAATAGTGACTCCCTGGAATGCTGACCTTACACTTTAAAGTTATCCAGTGCTAACAAGGTTTCTTTTTTGTTGAAGGCACAGCTTCATAAGGTCAATAAAGGTTAAGGTCTTGTGGTCCTTGTTTTCCGTCTcctctttgaaaaaaaaaaaaaaaaaaaagctggagCGGACTACAGTACGTATGTGTGGCACGCTACTGCCCTCTAGTGTTGAGAGTATATCCATTTCAGGATTTACTTCACTTCAGAATTTACAAGCTGTACTTTTTAATCTGCTTTCCGAGcatacactaaaaaaaaaagaagagcacAAAGGCAGAGGCATTCGCTAAAGTAGCTACATTACACTGCCCTTATCTGATGCTGCCGCTCTATCAATTCATATATGCTGCTAAAGAACTGCAGCAGAACCCAGGCGGCGCAGATTTACAGATGGAACAGCCTTCTGCAACGATTGTGTTGATGATAACATCAATTTTGAACACAACTGGCCTTTCAAGATCAGTGCACTCTGAGAGTGCTGGCTGCCTGCAGAGTTGTGCTGAGTCATCGCGCGTATGCATCAGCCGTTAGTCATTCCAACGGCATCTCCACAGCAGAATGCACACAAATGcttaattgatttttttttttttttttgacacgtAAGAACACCCGGGCACTACGGCACATCTGAAAAAGCACGCCGGCTTTGCAAGCGAGCAAGCATCGCTGTTTGAAAGCAAGCACATCAGTGACATGGTCAAAtggtagagagaggaagggtcTTGAAATAAAAATTTATTAATGgcttacaaaaaacaaaattgCATAGAGTGATTAGAGCAGAGGCATTTGCCTGACTGATATGTACAGAATGTCCCTAGTACTGACAGTGTATTCTGATTTGAGGTGTGGAGTCACCAACTGGCGTTTTTAATATTCACGCATTAGAGTACGGAGCATCAGTCAAGGGAAAAATAAGAttacatattttaaaaaatatgtcaTAGAAGAGCACAGTAAAATGCTATATCTgactgtctttgtctgtgttttagATCAGTAATTATTTTCCAAACAATGTCAGTTTGATAAGGCTTGTTGCAAGTAttaagacaaaaacaaagagtTTTGATGTCTTACATGCACGCAACACTGGGAATCCAGAAAACGGTGCAGCACATATTCCAGGAGCAACATTCGCTAACCTCTAGCTCAGGACAGACCGCATAGCCGCTCACTGACTTCCCACAGCTTCTTAGCCAGACCGTCATCCCTTGCCTTGGCGCTAACTCCCTGTAAGGCACATGCGGAGAAGTAGCGTCCGCTGAACGGCTCAATACCTTCCTGGAGGGCGCAGTGCAGGGTGGTCTGGGCGCCGGCCTCTGGGTCCAGGAAGAAGAGCCGGGCGAAAGGCGCCAGGAGCAGCCGCTGCCACAGGCTGATGTTGCGGGAGATCTCCGTGTTGATCGCCCCTGGATGGCAGAGAGACAACTGAAGAATGAAACAGCACTGATCCAAGAATGTTTTAGGGCTTGAACCAAAAGAAATGGCCAAAACATTGTACTGGCAAAACATGCTATTATATATCAGAAGATAAGTGGGTTTGATTGCCATAGAGAggaagaaacacagaaacatcaGTCCAATGTGCATCACCCCCTGGGTGAAGTGGTCTGTTGAGTAAGTCACTGGAAACTAGCTCAATGACACTGACTCACCTGGGTGAAGGCAGTAGCAGGTGACATTGGTGCCCTCCAAGCGGTTGGCCAGTTCACGGGTGAAGAGGACGTTGCACAGCTTGCTGTGGCAGTAGGCCATGAAGCCGCGCCAGTTGGACTGCTCTGTCACCAGGTCCTTATGGGCACTCAGGGTGGCAAAGTCAATGGTGCCCAGGCGGTGGAGCATCGACGACACGTTCACCACGCGACTCTGCCCGCTCTGCTTCAGGCGCTCCAGGAGCAGGCAGGTCAACAGGAAGTGACCTAGATGGTTGACCCCGAAGACCAACCCAAATCCGTCCTCCGTTTGACCTGTCCCTTCGAGGCCTGTGTGCAGAAGGGTTGAGAGGAACTTAGCATCAGGGGTGGATTCTGGAATCACGCGACCCTGGGCCCAACATCGTCTTGCTCTACTCCCACTGACATGAAGCAGTGTCCCAACAGGGTGGCTCTGTGTTGCCCAGATTAGACATCGACTTCGCATCCAAGCTAGCATCATCACTGGCCAGCTGTGTAATATCTCATGTCTACCACTGTAATAATGAAAGTCATGTAATATAATGGTGCATTCAAGACAACCCATATCCCACTCAatcctacatactgtactacacATACCTTTTTCAAGACAAGATACAGGCTAGATCTTTGTGCAAATTGTTTACTTGGGCAACAATGATGTCCAGTTTGGTGTTGAACTCACTTGAGAGAAGGCTACACTGCTAAGATCTAAAAAGCATGAACTTTGTATAGGTATGCAAAGAACTATGAACATTGAACTATGTCCTTTCTGTTCCACCCCCTCATATTTTCCTTGTTTGCTGATATTGTGTGACTCATCTGAAAAGGGAGTTCAACAAAGTTATCTTACTTTAAAGTACACCTACCCCAGTTTCAGAAAAGTGGCCTTAAGCCATTATGGCAACTTCATACTAGCTTTTCTCAGCTCATTAACTTCTTGGACTCAGGATTTTTGGCATGCAAATAGTCCACATATTTTACAGTGTCAAACACCTGACATCTGTCACCTGTCAAACGATGATGGCCTTGATATGTACTTTACTGCAAAAGAAGGCCAGCCATTATGACCCTTCTAGGTGAACAGTGTGAGGTGAACGCCACATTTTGGAGCAGTCATCTGTTTTTTGGGGGGTCCTGCCCTGGCTTCCTAGGCCTGGAAGGCCTGTGTACAAATCCAGACTTGGTTAGCATGAATATTCCCACCTGCCCCTGGATTTTCTTTTGTCACTCCTAGCAACGGGAAATATCTGAATAGTGAGTCACTGGAATTCTGAATTTAGGATTTGAAGATATCCAATGTCTCAGTTTCATAAGGTCACCAAAGGACGGTAATATGTTGTATGCCACATTTCTACCTTTCAGTTCAAATGGTAACCATTCAAGATACAATCAAACACCAACGACAACATTTCCCTCCTAGTCTCATACCTGCGTTGTTGATGAGCAGGTCCAGTCGAGGCTCAGTCTTCAAAAATGTCTCGGCGAAGGAACGCACTGACTTCAAGCTCGCCAAGTCCAGCTGCATGTACAACACTTCACTGTTTCCACTCTCCTGGATTCG
The Sardina pilchardus chromosome 13, fSarPil1.1, whole genome shotgun sequence genome window above contains:
- the dhrs13a.3 gene encoding dehydrogenase/reductase SDR family member 13a.3, whose protein sequence is MSVFLTVLSGGIVLYLLIYYTLFKGSRCRSSAVLKGKTVIVTGSNTGIGKSTAMDLAKRGARVILACRNKQKAEAAVYDIRRESGNSEVLYMQLDLASLKSVRSFAETFLKTEPRLDLLINNAGLEGTGQTEDGFGLVFGVNHLGHFLLTCLLLERLKQSGQSRVVNVSSMLHRLGTIDFATLSAHKDLVTEQSNWRGFMAYCHSKLCNVLFTRELANRLEGTNVTCYCLHPGAINTEISRNISLWQRLLLAPFARLFFLDPEAGAQTTLHCALQEGIEPFSGRYFSACALQGVSAKARDDGLAKKLWEVSERLCGLS